A genomic window from Ursus arctos isolate Adak ecotype North America unplaced genomic scaffold, UrsArc2.0 scaffold_25, whole genome shotgun sequence includes:
- the LOC125282865 gene encoding proline-rich protein HaeIII subfamily 1-like, whose translation MGIWGRSGRAASDTRDRRSRGPEPRALLVAPPPFPPQVTTLFSSSEPLRPQLTALSSDAGTRCPEEAASLTPNHRPRKSPPRPPQKRGGPPGNGGNAAKPERGGAPTPAAGRTDPQGSKPPEARVHRLSRRRKRPACRTLPPLAGLFRTPARQPAQPRPRCPHTHRARAPPRRGRPPPSALRPGRDLRPAPVPGPGTGPLAAAAASGLRHGRVRSPRAPGQRPGQNVIRWACWFP comes from the exons ATGGGAATCTGGGGCCGTTCTGGGCGGGCAGCGTCGGACACACGGGACAGGAGGAGCCGAGGGCCTGAGCCCAGAGCTCTTCTCGTGGCCCCGCCGCCTTTCCCACCCCAGGTGACAACACTTTTCTCCTCGTCTGAGCCTCTCCgaccccagctgacagcactttcCTCGGACGCCGGCACGCGCTGCCCGGAGGAGGCTGCCAGCCTCACTCCCAACCACCGCCCTCGGAAAAGTCCTCCACGGCCTCCCCAAAAAAG GGGTGGCCCCCCCGGCAACGGGGGAAACGCTGCAAAGCCGGAGCGGGGTGGCGCTCCGACGCCCGCTGCGGGGCGGACGGACCCCCAGGGAAGCAAGCCTCCTGAGGCTAGGGTGCACCGACTGTCGCGCCGCCGGAAACGCCCGGCCTGCCGGACGCTGCCGCCCCTGGCGGGCCTGTTTCGAACCCCCGCCCGCCAGCCTGCCCAGCCGCGTCCCCGCTGCCCGCACACTCACCGCGCGCGCGCGCCTCCCCGGCGCGGCCGCCCGCCGCCCTCAGCCCTGCGCCCTGGGCGCGATCTCCGCCCCGCCCCCGTGCCCGGCCCGGGGACCGGGCCCcttgcggcggcggcggcgtcggGGCTACGTCACGGGCGCGTGCGCTCTCCGCGCGCGCCCGGGCAACGGCCGGGACAGAACGTTATCCGCTGGGCGTGCTGGTTTCCTTAG